DNA sequence from the Podospora pseudocomata strain CBS 415.72m chromosome 2 map unlocalized CBS415.72m_2.2, whole genome shotgun sequence genome:
TTTACTCTTGGCATAAAATAAGCACTAACAGTGAAACCACCGTTTTTAACACCCCCAAAGATAAAATAACGATTAGCTGTTtatctaggggagagcggacgggatcccgagcttTCAGCTAtctatggtcgtatgtggTAGAGGTGGTTAGATCGTGAGATTATATGTGCTTTGATGGTTGTAGGTGCTGGTTGCGCGAGTGGCGGTTGACTTGGTTAGCAACGAGAAGAGGGGTGGGTATTATAAACGACGCATCGTTCTGGCTTCGATGGGGCTCTTCCTCATGAGAGAATGGAGAATGAGAAGATGAGTAATTTGCGTAGGTATTTGAGCGATCAATTTATACTACAATTGCATCACACGCCAAGGGGAGGGAACATGAATTTGAATGAAGAGAGTGACAATTAGTCTCATGACTCTATGTAGTATCCCTTCTCCAATAATTATGCCCAGATAAAGCGTCACGGAGAAAGAAATCGCTCCGTGTTAAAATCCAGTAAGTCgccccaaacctcctccccattgTTGTCCCAAACTCATTAGGCATTAACGTTGTTGCGCTGCGGTATCAAGTCCCTTTTATAGCGCTTGAATCTGCCCAGAAAGCATAAAACCATTGCCCATCCGTCCAGAACCGTCTCCATTCATaaagtcatcatcatgcttCGCTCGAAGATCACGTCCCGGTGCAGCCTTGTAAACCCCTCGGCTTTGCAagtcctcccctccctccattGCCCCCCCAGACTCATGAATCCATAAGCCATTAGCCATAAATCATAACCGTAACTTCCCCTGAAACCCAACTCCCCTTACACGGCGCTTATGACAGCTCAGATTCCCGCCTTAACTCACCCTCCCAGGCCCCTCCACCCAAGgttcccacctccccattcgCCAGAAACTCCCAGGCTGACTCCCCCGACAGCAAGGATGAACCCCAAAGTAGACTTCCacgcccccaacctcccGATCAATAAAATAACCCCCTTCACATTGCCTGCCTGCCCCCGATAGCTGCCCAAGATCCATTCAACAGCAATAATCCTGTCATCCCCTGTGCCCTAGGTCTCGAATCTCACTCCACCATGCTGCCTCTGCAACAGGGGAACCAACCTGTTGACAAAGCCAGCAAAATTGGCCGATCGGAGACTGATGAGCAACACCCTGAAATTATGCTCAGGAACCCTTATCTCGGGCGGCTCGGCGACCTGTGCTGTTCTAGATACAACTGTATCTGATTCCGTTGATGCTAAGGAATGGCGGGTTGTTGATGCGATCGCAAAGCCGTTCGGCACCGCCCGCTCGGGAAAAGGTGATGGTTGTTGCGGCCGCGTGGTGATACCCCTGAGTCGGAGAAGGGGGTCGAATACTGCATGTAAAGATGCGGTCGTCGAGCTCGGGAACGCTGAGGTAGATGGTATCGAGGAGAGTGGTCACGGTGATGTCTGGCGGGAGATGGGTCAAGTATAGGGATGAAGACTCATTCGGATCGATCGTGGCGGAGTGGTTATGGGAGTTGGTAAAGTCACCTTGGTAGTTCACCGAAGGCAATTTCggcttggctggctggtaAGGGGTGGTCTGTTCAGCCTGGTAAGACTGAGGGTTGGCCAGCAGGTCTGGTTGGTAGTACTGATGACCGATAGACTGCCCTGTGGTAATCCTAGCGCCTTCGTAAGGTTGAAGACCGGCGATCTGAGCCGACAGATAGAATTCATAACCGAGAGACTGCTCGTCAGGCTGGTAGCTGGGAAGATGTGAAGCCTGGTAAAAATGATCGGCCAAGGGTTGGTCGTGCTGGTAGAATTGCTGAACGAAAGACTGCTCGGCGGTTGAAAAATGGTGTGACATCTCGCTCTAGGGGTTCGTGAgggttggagatgggatggtcGAAGACAGAATCACCGTATGGGGTGTGGCGCCTCCAAAACAGCTACCATCCGAGGAAGCTGGTGACATCAGCGTATAGGGAGGGCTAGAattgtcacacggcaaaagccactCACCTGCAACCacgaccaacaacactgtcgataccaccgcaaggaggggtaactgcaagtTGTGAACCTCTCGTTGAAAGTGAGGTAGGCAATCtgaaggcatggcggttatcaaaggaagcccactggcccctgagatattgaggaacttggcaacGGCCTGAGGCCACTAGGCACGGACCACCTAACGATGGATTAATACGCGTCTTtgagatctgtttgtattcctagaccttcttcttcctcatcacgctcttcgaggccattgaagattattagcctgaattgaaccatgaagttccaagccctgatattacagcccttgtcacaagAATTGGGAGGGGTCCTAGGGTTTTTCTGATCCAACACTTGGGGCATGATGCTTCTAGACAAgtatctctctctccagtTGCTGGACTGGGCAGCCCTCTGCTCTGTTTGGCGAGGTTCAGCCCTTCCACTGGCAGCTTGAGCATTGTAGGAACTCTCTCCTTGCCCAAGTGGCGTAAGTCTTGACCTGGGTACCTATAAAGATGTTAGTTGACAAGAGGATGGCGTCCCATGAGACGTATATATTAACCTACCGGAATGTACCGGGTCGGATTTCCTTAACCGTTCATCATGTTAAAGGCTTTTCGGCTTTACTTAAACAATATTGTAGAGGTGTAGTGTTATGGCTGCAGCCGAAATGAAGCTGTTGGATGGGTAGTGAGCCGTCAAGATATAAACGAAATGCCGTAAAGGAGAGGATGTGATAAGGATGATGTGACGAAGCGAGGGTGTGAAAGAGATgtggaagatgagatggGCTATATAGTATTAAGAGACTGGGTGTGAAGGTATGAACAGACGAGGCTTTGCTATCAGAAACCTCGCTGGCTGTTTGGAAGTCTattcctcaagaagaagaggagataGAATTCAAGTTAGTGATCAAATATATATCCTAGAAGCTCGAGATCTGTCGGTGCTACTCGAAGATATTCACTCCCAAAGTAGGTCCTGGTTATGATATTCACCTTGGTATTAAATACCTCAGTCTCTAACCCAGTCCGAACTCAAGGGCAACTTGCTCTCATTCAACGCGTTAACAATAATACGTTCCACCTATAGGAATCAGACCAAACTTCCGATGAAGTCGCCCATGCTCACTGTGGGAGCAGCCTGTGGATCAAAAATACAATTCGGATTGAGGCATTCAATTAATTGATGGAGCATGCCGATGAAGGGAATTCGGATTGTGGCGTTTTAGGACTTTGATAACAGTGTCCGTCAAATTTCACAGTGTTAGTAAAGACAATAGCATGTCTAGTGAGTATTGCTCAGGGTATTCAACGAGATGGCACTCGCAATTGGGTGAACAAGGGATATATCCAGAGGCCAAAGCTATTGCCGAAGGCCATTATAGCTACTAGACACAAGCGGGTCTTCTCGAACAAGATTTTAATAAAACTGAACGCCACCACATACCTTGAATACATGTTCAAACCTAAACCAAAGTGCTGCTGGGCACGTTGTGGACCGAAAAATGGTGACTGCTACGTTGGACAAGAGCATTCACAGACAGCGAAGATGCCTACAAGTAAATAGCCGTGGAATATCGATTAAAAACCTCACAGGGCATTGTGAGTTAGCTCGACTGCCACGCACAAATGCGTGGGCTGAACCACGGCCCTCGATGAACACCGCACATAGTGCAAGTAGCTCAATGCTGTTGTCTGTCAGTGATGATCAGATGAACGATATATCATAGTTCAGGTGACAGCCCTGAAAAACTTTCGGACGAAAAAGGTACCACCACAGATAAAAGAACCCCACAAAAAGTCGGATAAAAATGCCGAAACCCAAATGAATCGGATTGCAACTCATGAGCTTAGTGCTTGTTTCTTGGCGAGCGGCCGAATCTTGGCAGCAAAAGGGAGGGAGCAAAATGAAGGTATCATTGTGCATCTATGATGAATACTAAGTCGTCATGAAAATTGATCATATGTGTGCTTGGTGAGATGCTAGGTAGGCCTGAAAATAAGCAACCCGTATCAAATGAAGTTGCCATGTCCACCATGCCCATCAAGGTTCATGATGTATTTCCCACGAGCCTGGAATGGTATGCACACTCGGACGCGGTGGTGCTGTCGTCAccggcgctggtggtggcggcggaggtggaggagcaggcgccggtggtggagatggtgtaATCGGAAAAGGCAGCTCACTCCCTGCTGCCGGGCTTAGGTTATTCTTCCTCCGATTCAACCTAACCGTCGTCGCAGGCCTCGGAGCATAAATCACCGTGTCCGGCGAAACCGGCCTCTCGCCCTTCCCCCCAGGCATCTCCTGCATCGGATCCGCCCTCTGCATTAAAGTAGGCGAGCTCGCCGTAAAATACGAATCAGAAGCCGACGCCCTCGGaaccaacagctcctccaacctctgaCTATCCCTCTGCGGCGGCCCAATAGGACTCTCCGGTGTCGGCACACGACCCGGACGACTCAGCTCAGGACTCTTCACCAGCGCCAGAACAGCCGGAGCAGGTGCCTGAAGGAtatacctcctcacccttcCCATCTTCCCAGACCTCATCCTGCTTGGCAAGCTCGACCCACTGATATTAGACGCAGACTTTGACGGCATTTTCGGCCGATGGCTTTTGAATCCCGGGGGCGTCGCCCGTATGGTGCTTTCACCCGTTATGccatccctcccatcaccagaAGTGCTGTATGATCCCCTCGCCTGCTTCTCATCGTACTCCTCCTCACTGTCAATCTCCTCGttcctcgacgacatcaccGGGATATCAAACGGCCTACTAGCCACATGCACCACAACCATAACCACACTcccaaaaaccacccccaacgAACACGCAAACATATCCAGATTCAACCTCACCGTCCtatgcccccctcccccatggTATATCCCCACCGCAACGGCAATAATAGCACTGctccacatcaccaccgccaaccgtatcaccaccccagcccAGGCATGAAGCTGGTGCTTGAAGCTCGGGATGGGAGGGTCAAAGTTGAGGTAGAGGCTGTCgcccttcttggcggcaAGGAAATGGAGGATGATGTAAAAGAAGGATAATATCGACTGTTTGTCCCACCTTGTCAGCTATAGTCTCCTGGACAGTGGCAAGAAATACTCACAGCAAACAGCACAAAACTCTGCGCAattcccaccccttccctcttcaGATCCCCCGTGCTCCCAAATACAACCCCTGATAGCGACGCCCCGATGGTACTCCCTATTCCCATCGCCACCAGCGCCCCTAGCATCAGCCGAGGGAGCCATGTCTCCGCCTTTGTTCTCGAGTGGTAGCTGTGGCTCTCGGTGTAGGATGCCCCGCCTCCTGGCAATAACGCTGGCATCCTTTCCTCGCTTTGACGCCTGTCTACCTTGACTTTGTTGAGCTTCTCGCTGCCTAGAACAAAGTGTGAAACTTTGGGTCGATGATACGGCGATGATGCGTCGACGGCAAGGTTGCGCTGATGCCAGGCGTCGGAAGGGGATCCAGTCCCTgcggaaaaaagaagaaaaaaatgcCCGTTAGAGTAATGAGAGCATGTAAAAAGATGAAGTATTTGCTGGGGGTGCGAAAGAAAACAGGAACTAGAACGATGAGAGGGATAGCATGCAAAAAGTGTGATCAATCATCCTACAAATCCTTCCACCAAAAAGAATGCCCCGCCACCAGAGCTGCCACCAAAAAAAGAGCACATTCTCGATGACGGCGGAAGAGTATGCCAAGGAGGCTGGTGCCCCTCGAGCTGGATATCTGGCTGGAATGCGACGGATTTGGAAGCTGGAAAACAGATGTGCTCCCACAAGCCGTAACCGAGAAACACATCCAGAGGAGCCACAGCTGGAATGTAAGTCTGACCTGAACTGAGCTGGCTATCTTTACTCCAGGAAAACAGAAGGAGTATCACAAATAGAAACAAAAAGGCAGGGATGTTGTAGAAATATGTCGTTATTCATTGTCCCCTTGCGTCCACAATCGTCTGCATAGAGCAAAGTTAAAAGTCTTCGCCAACCATGGCCTTCTTGGTGCCAGTCCAACCATCGCGCTCGTAGTA
Encoded proteins:
- a CDS encoding uncharacterized protein (EggNog:ENOG503P9KV), whose product is MPALLPGGGASYTESHSYHSRTKAETWLPRLMLGALVAMGIGSTIGASLSGVVFGSTGDLKREGVGIAQSFVLFASILSFFYIILHFLAAKKGDSLYLNFDPPIPSFKHQLHAWAGVVIRLAVVMWSSAIIAVAVGIYHGGGGHRTVRLNLDMFACSLGVVFGSVVMVVVHVASRPFDIPVMSSRNEEIDSEEEYDEKQARGSYSTSGDGRDGITGESTIRATPPGFKSHRPKMPSKSASNISGSSLPSRMRSGKMGRVRRYILQAPAPAVLALVKSPELSRPGRVPTPESPIGPPQRDSQRLEELLVPRASASDSYFTASSPTLMQRADPMQEMPGGKGERPVSPDTVIYAPRPATTVRLNRRKNNLSPAAGSELPFPITPSPPPAPAPPPPPPPPAPVTTAPPRPSVHTIPGSWEIHHEP
- a CDS encoding uncharacterized protein (EggNog:ENOG503PHMZ), which encodes MSHHFSTAEQSFVQQFYQHDQPLADHFYQASHLPSYQPDEQSLGYEFYLSAQIAGLQPYEGARITTGQSIGHQYYQPDLLANPQSYQAEQTTPYQPAKPKLPSVNYQGDFTNSHNHSATIDPNESSSLYLTHLPPDITVTTLLDTIYLSVPELDDRIFTCSIRPPSPTQGYHHAAATTITFSRAGGAERLCDRINNPPFLSINGIRYSSQVAEPPEIRVPEHNFRVLLISLRSANFAGFVNRLVPLLQRQHGGVRFET